The genomic region GCGGGTGGCCGTGGACACCGGGCTCGTCGAGATCGCCGACGAGGAGGAGGGCACCGTCACCGCGGGCGAGGACCTCGCGCTGCTCACCGGCGGCTCGCCGCAGGACGTGCTCGCGGTGTGGCTCGCGGCCCTGGAGACGGTGCTCGCCGACGCGAGCGTGCCCGACCTGGACGGGCTCGTGGCCGAGGACGGCGAGGTCGACCTCTCCGCCCTCGACTGGGACCCGGAGGCCGAGGCCGAGTTCCTCGACGGCGTGCTCGGCAACCTCTACCTGCTGACCGCGGGCGAGGACACGCCCGCCGAAGCCCCCGTGCCGCTGCCCGCGCTGGCCGCGTCGGTGATCGTGCCCAGCGACATGGGCGAGCCGACCAACGACGTCCTGGAGCAGGTGTCCGACGCGATGATGCGGCTGGACGGCCAGTTCCGGATGCTGGAGCCGGTGGGGCTCGTGGCGTACCAGCCCGTGGACGAGGCCCTCATGGCCGATGCCGACGAGGAGCCCGCGGCACCCGTCGACGACACCGACGTCTCCCGCTACGGCATGGTCCGGCTCACCCCGCTCGGGCTCTACGGCCTGCGGGCCCGGCTGCTGGAGGCCGGGTTCGAGGCGCCGGCCGTCGGGGACCTCGCGGACAAGGGAGCCGACGCGCTGCTCGACGGCACGGCGGCCTTCCCGCCGGGTGCTGCGCAGGCCGAGACCGAGCAGTGGCTGGAGCGGCGCGAATCGCTCGCCGCCGCACGGGAGTTGCTGGCGGCGGCCCGGGGCGCGGATGCCGGGGCGCCGCTGCGGCGGTTGCGGTGCCAGCAGGCCTTGTCGCTGGTGGGTGCTTCGGCCGAGCCGGCGTTGCGGGAGGTGCTCGATGATGCCGAGTTGGGTGGCCTCGCGCGTGTCTGGCTCACCGAGCATGGTGCGGCTGATGTGCCTGCGCCGTCGGAGGCGATGGTCTATTGGCTGACCATCGATACGGTGGCTGCGCAGCTGGCGGCGGAGGGTAATTCCGAGGAGTTGCGGGCGTTGGTCGAGGGGCTTGCGCGGCAGCACGGCGGGTTCTTCGAGGCGGTGTGGCGGGTTGAGCATCCCGCTACTGCTGATGTGCTGGAGGCGATGGGGCGGTTGCATCCCGACAAGAGGGTTGCGAAGGAGGCGCGGAAGGCCGCGTTCAAGGCGCGGTCGCAACAGGGTGGTTGATCCTGTTCTGTGACTGCGGCGCCGTCGTGGCTTGGCGCGCAGTTCCCCGCGCCCCTGGGGCGTTGTTCAACCGGCGTTCATGGATGAACGGGACGGTGTTGCCGAACGAGGTCCGCCGCCCTCCACGGCACATCCACCGTCACAGGAGACACCATGTCGCTCACCCGCAGGGACTTCGCCAGAACCTCCGCGATCACCGGTGCCGGTGTCGCGCTGGCGGGCAGTGTCGGCGCCCTCGCCACGGCACCGAACGCCCTCGCGTCCTACGACACCGAGAGCACGGGGGACGAGGCGGCGGACGCCCGGCACGGAGTCGGCTACGGACCGCTCGTCCCCGACCCCAAGGGCATCCTCGCCCTGCCCGCCGGCTTCACGTACCGGATCATCACGTACAGCGGCAAGACCAAGCTGGAGTCCGGTGAGTTCACGCCGTCCAACCACGACGGCACCGCCACCTTCGACGGTCCCCGCGGCACCACCCTGCTCGTCAACAACCACGAGCTGAAGGGCCCGCGCGCCAAGTGGAAGTACCCGGTGCCGCTCACCGAGGGCCTCGTCTACGACCCGGCGGCGGCCGGCGGCTGCACGGTCGTCGAGGTGCGCCCCGACGGACGGGTCGCCGAGTGGGTGGGCATCGCCGGTACCTCCACCAACTGCGCGGGCGGCCGCACCCCCTGGGGCACCTGGCTCACCTGCGAGGAGAACTCCGACCGGGCCGGCGTCAACGGCATGACCAAGGACCACGGCTACGTCTTCGAGGTCGACCCCTGCGACCGGCGCGCCAACCGCGGCCCCAAGCCGCTGAAGTTCTTCGGCCGCTACGACCACGAGGCCGTGGTCATCGACCCCAAGCGCGGCCACGCCTACCTCACCGAGGACGCCGCCGGCCCCAACGGCCTCTTCTACCGCTGGACCCCGCCCAAGGGCTTCGAGTACGGCCCCGGAAAGTTCCGCAAGCTCGCCGACGACGCCGGTGTCCTCCAGGCGCCCAAGTGCTTCGACTCCGGCGGGAAGTTCGTCGACGACCTGTCCCGCGCCACGAAGATCGGCACCGTCTACGGCGTCGACTGGGTGGACGTGCCCGACCGCGACGCACGGACGACCCCCGTGCGCAAGCAGTTCGCCGACGGCGAGGTCACACGCGCCCGCAAGCTGGAGGGCATGTGGTGGGGCGACGGCGGTGCCTACATCGTCTCCTCGTACGCCCGTGAGGAGAGCCCCGTCCAGCACGACGGCCAGGTCTGGTTCTACGACCCCAAGCGCCGGACGCTGACGTTGAAGGTCCTGCTCGGCGTGAACCCCGACCCCTCCGAGGACGGCGCCTTCGACGGCCCCGACAACATCACCGTCTCCCCGTACGGCGGCCTCGTCATCGCCGAGGACGGCGAGGGCGTGCAGCACCTGTTCGGCGCCACCGACAGCGGCCGGACCTACCCGATCGCCCGCAACGAGCTGAACATCGGCACCGAGGAGGAGCCGGAGTACAGCGAGTTCGCCGGTGTCACCTTCTCACCCGACGGCCGGACCCTTTTCGCCAGCATCCAGACGCCCGGCATTCTGCTCGCCATCACTGGTCCCTGGAAGCGGCAGCGGATCTAGAACGCCGGGTCACGGCGAAGCAAGGTGCGCCGGCACCACCGGAAGCACGTCCCGGCCGACGTGCCGGTCCACACCTGGCACCCCGCCGGACACCGGGCGGGCCACGGCCCGTCGGGGAAGGGCAATCGGCACACGTTCGCAGGCCTCTCGGACGCGGCCTTTCCGGATGGTTCCGCTGATCCAGGCCTCCCGGGACGCCGGCTGGCCCTGGGCGGCAAGAGAGACCGTGGCCCGCACCGCCTGGGGAGTGCGGGCCACGGTCCTGACCGGCCCTGGGGGCACACCTCTTGTCGGCCCTCGTCCTGACATCTAACATTTCAATTCGTGGAGGCCATCCGGCCCGTCCCCCGCACCCTGCTCAGGGACCGGGCGTACGCGGCCATCCGGGACGCCATCGTGGCCGGGGAGATCGAACCCGGTGCGGTGGTGCGGGACGCCGAGCTCGCGGAGCGGCTGGGGCTGTCCCGGGCGCCGGTGCGGGAGGCGTTCTCCCGGCTCGTGGACGAGGGGCTGCTGGAGAGCAAGCCGCAGAGCTACACCCGGGTGACCCCGCTCGTGGCCTCGGACGTCCGGGACGCCGCCGCCGTGGTCGGTGCCATGCACGAGCTGGTGACGCGGGTCGCCGTGCCCCGGCTGGGTGCCGCGGACATCGAGGCGATGCGCGCCGCCAACGAGCACTTCGCCGCCGCCGTCGGCACCGGAGACGTGGACGGGGCCCTGCGTGCCGACGACGCGCTGCACGACGTCCTCGTCCGGGTGAGCGGCAACCGCGCGGCGGCCGCGACCGTAGCCCGCTACACCCCGCTCATCCGCCGCCTGGAGCGACGGCGCTTCGGCGAGGGCGGCAGCTGCCGTTCGGCCGGGCTGCACGAGCGGCTGATCGAGGCCTGCGCGGCCGGTGACGTGGTCGAGGCGGTCCGCGTCACGGCGGAAATCTGGCGGGGGCTCGAAGAGCTCGCCGACTGAGGCGGACCGACACCGACCCGGGAGGACCCATGTCCCTTTCCTCGTACGAGCGTTACCCCCTGCTCTTCGGGCCCTCGCCCGTCCACCCCCTGGAGCGGCTGACCGCGCACCTCGGCGGTGCGTCCCTCTGGGCCAAGCGGGAGGACTGCAACTCCGGTGTCGCCTACGGCGGGAACAAGACGCGCAAGCTGGAGTACCTGGTCGCCGACGCGCTCGCCCAGGGCTGCGACACGCTCGTGTCGATCGGCGGGGTGCAGTCCAACCACACCCGCCAGGTCGCGGCGGTCGCCGCCCGGGCCGGGCTCAAGTGCGTCCTCGTGCAGGAGAGTTGGGTGGACTGGCCGGACGCCGTGTACGACAAGGTCGGCAACATCCTGATCAGCCGCCTCGCCGGGGCCGACGTACGGCTGGTGAAGGCCGGGTTCGGGATCGGGTTCAAGGAGAGCTGGGAGCAGGCGCTCAGGAAAGTCGAGGAGGCGGGCGGCAAGCCCTACGCCATCCCGGCGGGGGCCTCCGACCATCCGCTCGGCGGCCTGGGTTTCGCCGGGTGGGCGTACGAGGTCGCCGAGCAGGAGCGTGCGCTGGGTGTCTTCTTCGACACCGTGGTCGTGTGCTCGGTGACCGGCTCCACCCAGGCCGGCATGGTCGCCGGGTTCGCCGCGCTGGAGGAGGCGGGCGGGCGGCCCCGGCGCGTGCTCGGCATCGACGCCTCGGCGAAACCCGCCGCGACCCGCGGCCAGATCGCCCGGATCGCGCACCGCACCGGGCAGCTGATCGGCGTCAAGCGTGAGGTGACCGAGTCCGACGTCGAACTCGACGAGCGGTACCACGCGGGCACGTACGGCATCCCCGACGAGACCACGCTGGCGGCGATGCGGCTCGCGGCCCGGACGGAGGGGATGGTCACCGACCCCGTGTACGAGGGGAAGTCCATGGCCGGGATGATCGACCTGGTCTCGCGGGGCGAGATCGGCCGCGACTCCACGGTGCTCTACGCCCACCTGGGCGGACAGCCTGCGCTGAACGCGTACAGCGCGCTGTTCTGACAGGGCGGCTGCCGCGTCGGGCCCGGCCGCGCACAGGAATCAACCGGCCGTCCCCCGGGTTGTCAGCGGTTACCCGAGCCCTGAAGGAGCCTTCATGCCCGACGAACCAGCCGTACGGGAACTCCGCCTGGTCGTGACCGCGGACGACTACGACGCCGCGCTGCACTTCTACCGGGACGTGCTCG from Streptomyces chartreusis NRRL 3882 harbors:
- a CDS encoding GntR family transcriptional regulator: MEAIRPVPRTLLRDRAYAAIRDAIVAGEIEPGAVVRDAELAERLGLSRAPVREAFSRLVDEGLLESKPQSYTRVTPLVASDVRDAAAVVGAMHELVTRVAVPRLGAADIEAMRAANEHFAAAVGTGDVDGALRADDALHDVLVRVSGNRAAAATVARYTPLIRRLERRRFGEGGSCRSAGLHERLIEACAAGDVVEAVRVTAEIWRGLEELAD
- a CDS encoding alkaline phosphatase PhoX, which produces MSLTRRDFARTSAITGAGVALAGSVGALATAPNALASYDTESTGDEAADARHGVGYGPLVPDPKGILALPAGFTYRIITYSGKTKLESGEFTPSNHDGTATFDGPRGTTLLVNNHELKGPRAKWKYPVPLTEGLVYDPAAAGGCTVVEVRPDGRVAEWVGIAGTSTNCAGGRTPWGTWLTCEENSDRAGVNGMTKDHGYVFEVDPCDRRANRGPKPLKFFGRYDHEAVVIDPKRGHAYLTEDAAGPNGLFYRWTPPKGFEYGPGKFRKLADDAGVLQAPKCFDSGGKFVDDLSRATKIGTVYGVDWVDVPDRDARTTPVRKQFADGEVTRARKLEGMWWGDGGAYIVSSYAREESPVQHDGQVWFYDPKRRTLTLKVLLGVNPDPSEDGAFDGPDNITVSPYGGLVIAEDGEGVQHLFGATDSGRTYPIARNELNIGTEEEPEYSEFAGVTFSPDGRTLFASIQTPGILLAITGPWKRQRI
- a CDS encoding 1-aminocyclopropane-1-carboxylate deaminase, coding for MSLSSYERYPLLFGPSPVHPLERLTAHLGGASLWAKREDCNSGVAYGGNKTRKLEYLVADALAQGCDTLVSIGGVQSNHTRQVAAVAARAGLKCVLVQESWVDWPDAVYDKVGNILISRLAGADVRLVKAGFGIGFKESWEQALRKVEEAGGKPYAIPAGASDHPLGGLGFAGWAYEVAEQERALGVFFDTVVVCSVTGSTQAGMVAGFAALEEAGGRPRRVLGIDASAKPAATRGQIARIAHRTGQLIGVKREVTESDVELDERYHAGTYGIPDETTLAAMRLAARTEGMVTDPVYEGKSMAGMIDLVSRGEIGRDSTVLYAHLGGQPALNAYSALF